One genomic window of Vicugna pacos chromosome 18, VicPac4, whole genome shotgun sequence includes the following:
- the NFATC2IP gene encoding NFATC2-interacting protein, protein MAEPVRQRGRRPRGGGVSRGARGSRGGRGRRPRSQGSPARRTLDSVLVDLVSDSDEDVLEVATACGSADPVEVPLPEPPLPAAPRDDSDSDSEGEDARPAGAPPVLVRRRRRLLLDPGEAPAVPVYSEKVKSSLHLIPDHMSLLKFCPPGTEEEPDIADSSSPRAEDSPCPESPWKKKLRSKDGEEKKKVLPVEDTSPLPPPPPRTKSRKHTRALQKLREVNKRLQDLRSSLSPKQPQGQEHLSQEDEVVLVEGPTLPENPRVLRLKIRCRADLVRLSIRMSEPLQSVVDHMAARLGVSPSRILLLFGETELSPTATPRTLKLGVADIIDCVVLASSPEAAETSQLLQLRVQGKEKHQMLEVSLPRDSPLKTLMSRYEEAMGLSGHKLSFFFDGTKLSGKELPADLGMESGDLIEVWG, encoded by the exons ATGGCGGAGCCGGTGAGGCAGCGGGGCCGGCGGCCCAGAGGCGGTGGTGTCAGCCGAGGGGCTCGGGGGTCCCGGGGCGGCCGGGGTCGGCGTCCTCGCTCCCAGGGATCTCCAGCCCGACGCACCCTGGACTCAGTGCTGGTGGACTTGGTCAGCGACAGCGATGAGGATGTCTTGGAGGTCGCAACGGCGTGCGGCTCTGCGGACCCGGTCGAGGTCCCGCTCCCGGAACCCCCTTTGCCGGCCGCACCCCGGGACGACAGCGACAGTGACAGCGAAGGGGAGGACGCACGGCCGGCTGGAGCCCCTCCGGTCCTGgtcaggcggcggcggcggctgctacTGGATCCAGGCGAGGCACCGGCGGTTCCAGTGTACTCCGAGAAG GTGAAAAGCAGCCTCCACCTCATCCCAGATCACATGTCCCTCTTGAAATTCTGTCCCCCAGGGACTGAGGAAG AGCCGGACATAGCAGATTCCAGCAGTCCCCGTGCTGAGGATTCCCCATGTCCAGAGTCTCCCTGGAAGAAGAAGCTGAGGAGTAAGgatggagaagagaagaaaaaggtgTTACC GGTTGAGGACACCTCTCCTttgcccccacctccaccacgaACCAAAAGCAGAAAGCATACTCGGGCACTCCAGAAGTTAAG GGAAGTGAACAAGCGCCTCCAAGACCTCCGTTCCTCTCTGAGTCCCAAGCAGCCCCAGGGCCAGGAGCACCTGAGCCAAGAGGATGAAGTGGTCCTGGTAGAGGGGCCCACTCTCCCAGAGAACCCCCGAGTCTTGCGGCTCAAAATCCGGTGCCGGGCTGACCTGGTCAGATTGTCCATCAGAATG TCGGAGCCCCTACAGAGTGTGGTGGACCACATGGCCGCCCGTCTCGGGGTGTCCCCAAGCAGGATCCTCTTGCTCTTTGGAGAAACAGAGCTGTCCCCTACCGCCACCCCCAGGACCCTAAAGCTTGGAGTGGCTGACATCATTG ATTGTGTGGTGCTGGCAAGTTCTCCGGAGGCTGCGGAGACGTCCCAACTGCTCCAGCTGCGAGTGCAGGGGAAGGAGAAGCACCAGATGCTGGAAGTCTCGCTGCCTCGA gattctCCTCTCAAGACCCTCATGTCCCGCTACGAGGAGGCCATGGGACTCTCGGGCCACAagctctctttcttctttgatgGGACAAAGCTTTCAGGCAAGGAGCTGCCAGCTGATCTGGGCATGGAATCCGGGGACCTCATTGAGGTCTGGGGCTGA
- the SPNS1 gene encoding protein spinster homolog 1 isoform X1, protein MSGSDTTPFLSQADDTDDGPVPGIPAMPGSMGNPKSEDPEVPVREGLQRITGLSSGRSALIVAVLCYINLLNYMDRFTVAGVLPDIEQFFDIGDSSSGLIQTVFISSYMVLAPVFGYLGDRYNRKYLMCGGIAFWSLVTLGSSFIPREQFWLLLLTRGLVGVGEASYSTIAPTLIADLFVADQRSRMLSVFYFAIPVGSGLGYIAGSKVKDVAGDWHWALRVTPGLGVVAVVLLFLVVREPPRGAVERHSNSPPLNPTSWWADLRALSRNPSFILSSLGFTAVAFVTGSLALWAPAFLLRSRVVLGETPPCLPGDSCSSSDSLIFGLITCLTGVLGVGLGVEISRRLRRSNPRADPLVCAAGLLGSAPFLFLALACARGSIVATYIFIFIGETLLSMNWAIVADILLYVVIPTRRSTAEAFQIVLSHLLGDAGSPYLIGVISDRLRRDWPPSFLSEFRALQFSLMLCAFVGALGGAAFLGTAIFIESDRRQAQLHVQGLLHEAGPADDRIVVPQRGRSTRVPVSSVLI, encoded by the exons ATGTCCGGGTCCGACACCACGCCCTTCCTCAGCCAGGCAGATGACACGGACGACGGGCCGGTGCCTGGTATTCCGGCGATGCCAGGGTCCATGGGGAACCCAAAGTCCGAGGATCCCGAGGTTCCGGTCCGGGAGGGATTGCAGCGCATCACGGGCTTGTCTTCGGGCCGTTCGGCTCTTATAGTGGCCGTGCTGTGCTACATCAACCTCCTCAACTACATGGACCGCTTCACCGTGGCTG GCGTCCTTCCGGACATTGAGCAGTTCTTTGACATCGGAGACAGTAGCTCCGGCCTCATCCAGACCG TGTTCATCTCCAGTTACATGGTGTTGGCACCTGTGTTTGGCTACCTGGGTGACAGGTACAATCGGAAGTATCTCATGTGTGGGGGCATTGCCTTCTGGTCCCTGGTGACACTGGGGTCGTCCTTCATCCCCAGAGAG CAATTCTGGCTGCTCCTCTTGACCCGGGGCCTGGTGGGAGTCGGAGAGGCTAGTTACTCCACCATCGCGCCCACCCTCATCGCTGACCTGTTCGTGGCAGACCAGCGGAGCCGGATGCTCAGTGTGTTCTACTTTGCCATCCCAGTGGGCAG TGGTCTGGGTTACATTGCAGGCTCCAAAGTGAAGGATGTGGCTGGGGACTGGCACTGGGCTCTGAGG GTGACACCAGGTCTGGGAGTTGTGGCTGTTGTGCTGCTGTTCCTGGTTGTTCGGGAGCCCCCAAGGGGAGCTGTGGAGCGCCACTCAAACTCACCACCCCTGAACCCGACCTCCTGGTGGGCAGATCTGAGGGCTCTGTCAAGAAA TCCTAGTTTCATCCTGTCTTCCCTTGGTTTCACTGCTGTGGCCTTTGTCACGGGCTCCCTGGCTCTTTGGGCTCCTGCTTTCTTGCTGCGTTCCCGTGTGGTCTTGGGAGAGACCCCACCCTGCCTTCCTGGAgactcctgctcctcctctgacAG cctcATCTTCGGGCTCATCACCTGCCTGACCGGGGTCCTGGGTGTGGGCCTGGGTGTGGAGATCAGCCGCCGTCTCCGCCGCTCCAACCCCCGGGCTGACCCGCTGGTTTGTGCTGCTGGCCTCCTGGGCTCTGCACCCTTCCTGTTCCTGGCCCTCGCCTGCGCCCGTGGTAGCATCGTGGCCACCTAT attttcatttttattggagAGACTCTGCTGTCCATGAACTGGGCCATTGTGGCTGACATTCTGCTG TACGTGGTGATCCCCACACGACGCTCCACTGCCGAAGCCTTCCAGATTGTGCTGTCCCACCTGCTGGGTGATGCTGGGAGCCCCTACCTCATCGGCGTG ATCTCCGACCGCCTCCGCCGGGACTGGCCCCCCTCCTTCTTGTCTGAGTTCCGGGCCCTGCAGTTCTCGCTCATGCTCTGCGCCTTCGTCGGGGCTCTGGGTGGTGCGGCCTTCCTGGGTACCGCCATCTTCATCGAGAGCGACCGCCGCCAGGCCCAGCTGCACGTGCAGG GTCTATTGCATGAGGCCGGGCCCGCCGATGACCGTATTGTGGTGCCCCAGCGAGGCCGCTCCACCCGGGTCCCTGTGTCCAGTGTGCTCATCTGA
- the SPNS1 gene encoding protein spinster homolog 1 isoform X2 produces the protein MPGSMGNPKSEDPEVPVREGLQRITGLSSGRSALIVAVLCYINLLNYMDRFTVAGVLPDIEQFFDIGDSSSGLIQTVFISSYMVLAPVFGYLGDRYNRKYLMCGGIAFWSLVTLGSSFIPREQFWLLLLTRGLVGVGEASYSTIAPTLIADLFVADQRSRMLSVFYFAIPVGSGLGYIAGSKVKDVAGDWHWALRVTPGLGVVAVVLLFLVVREPPRGAVERHSNSPPLNPTSWWADLRALSRNPSFILSSLGFTAVAFVTGSLALWAPAFLLRSRVVLGETPPCLPGDSCSSSDSLIFGLITCLTGVLGVGLGVEISRRLRRSNPRADPLVCAAGLLGSAPFLFLALACARGSIVATYIFIFIGETLLSMNWAIVADILLYVVIPTRRSTAEAFQIVLSHLLGDAGSPYLIGVISDRLRRDWPPSFLSEFRALQFSLMLCAFVGALGGAAFLGTAIFIESDRRQAQLHVQGLLHEAGPADDRIVVPQRGRSTRVPVSSVLI, from the exons ATGCCAGGGTCCATGGGGAACCCAAAGTCCGAGGATCCCGAGGTTCCGGTCCGGGAGGGATTGCAGCGCATCACGGGCTTGTCTTCGGGCCGTTCGGCTCTTATAGTGGCCGTGCTGTGCTACATCAACCTCCTCAACTACATGGACCGCTTCACCGTGGCTG GCGTCCTTCCGGACATTGAGCAGTTCTTTGACATCGGAGACAGTAGCTCCGGCCTCATCCAGACCG TGTTCATCTCCAGTTACATGGTGTTGGCACCTGTGTTTGGCTACCTGGGTGACAGGTACAATCGGAAGTATCTCATGTGTGGGGGCATTGCCTTCTGGTCCCTGGTGACACTGGGGTCGTCCTTCATCCCCAGAGAG CAATTCTGGCTGCTCCTCTTGACCCGGGGCCTGGTGGGAGTCGGAGAGGCTAGTTACTCCACCATCGCGCCCACCCTCATCGCTGACCTGTTCGTGGCAGACCAGCGGAGCCGGATGCTCAGTGTGTTCTACTTTGCCATCCCAGTGGGCAG TGGTCTGGGTTACATTGCAGGCTCCAAAGTGAAGGATGTGGCTGGGGACTGGCACTGGGCTCTGAGG GTGACACCAGGTCTGGGAGTTGTGGCTGTTGTGCTGCTGTTCCTGGTTGTTCGGGAGCCCCCAAGGGGAGCTGTGGAGCGCCACTCAAACTCACCACCCCTGAACCCGACCTCCTGGTGGGCAGATCTGAGGGCTCTGTCAAGAAA TCCTAGTTTCATCCTGTCTTCCCTTGGTTTCACTGCTGTGGCCTTTGTCACGGGCTCCCTGGCTCTTTGGGCTCCTGCTTTCTTGCTGCGTTCCCGTGTGGTCTTGGGAGAGACCCCACCCTGCCTTCCTGGAgactcctgctcctcctctgacAG cctcATCTTCGGGCTCATCACCTGCCTGACCGGGGTCCTGGGTGTGGGCCTGGGTGTGGAGATCAGCCGCCGTCTCCGCCGCTCCAACCCCCGGGCTGACCCGCTGGTTTGTGCTGCTGGCCTCCTGGGCTCTGCACCCTTCCTGTTCCTGGCCCTCGCCTGCGCCCGTGGTAGCATCGTGGCCACCTAT attttcatttttattggagAGACTCTGCTGTCCATGAACTGGGCCATTGTGGCTGACATTCTGCTG TACGTGGTGATCCCCACACGACGCTCCACTGCCGAAGCCTTCCAGATTGTGCTGTCCCACCTGCTGGGTGATGCTGGGAGCCCCTACCTCATCGGCGTG ATCTCCGACCGCCTCCGCCGGGACTGGCCCCCCTCCTTCTTGTCTGAGTTCCGGGCCCTGCAGTTCTCGCTCATGCTCTGCGCCTTCGTCGGGGCTCTGGGTGGTGCGGCCTTCCTGGGTACCGCCATCTTCATCGAGAGCGACCGCCGCCAGGCCCAGCTGCACGTGCAGG GTCTATTGCATGAGGCCGGGCCCGCCGATGACCGTATTGTGGTGCCCCAGCGAGGCCGCTCCACCCGGGTCCCTGTGTCCAGTGTGCTCATCTGA
- the LAT gene encoding linker for activation of T-cells family member 1 isoform X1 has translation MEAVSLSPYVLGLLLLPLLAVLLMALCVRCRELPGSYDTAASDSLTPSSIVIKRPPTLAPWPPATSYPPVTSYPPLNQPDLLPIPRSPQPPGGSHRMPSSRQASDGANSVASYENEGVPGTLAALTGRRLGPVWGSTDPVSLPPEPVCEDEDEDEDEEDYHNEGYLVVLPDSVPATGTTVPPAPVSNNPGPRDSAFSMESGEDYVNVPESEESADASLDGSREYVNVSQELQPVAGTKPATPGSREVEDEEAPDYENLQPN, from the exons ATGGAGGCGGTCAGCCTGAGCCCCTATGTGCTGGgcctcctgctgctgcctctCTTGGCCGTGTTGCTGATGGCACTATGTGTGCGTTGCCGAGAGCTGCCAG GCTCATATGATACCGCTGCCTCTGATAG TTTGACCCCAAGTAGCATCGTGATCAAACGGCCTC CCACTCTTGCCCCCTGGCCACCAGCCACATCCTACCCGCCTGTGACATCCTACCCACCCCTGAACCAGCCAGACCTGCTCCCCATCCC GAGGTCCCCACAGCCCCCTGGAGGCTCTCACCGCATGCCATCTTCCCGGCAGGCCTCAGATGGTG CCAACAGCGTGGCGAGCTACGAGAACGAGGGTGTGCCTGGGACCCTGGCAGCCCTGactgggaggaggctggggcctGTCTGGGGATCGACTGACCCTGTGTCCTTACCCCCAGAGCCAGTCTGTGAAGATGAGGATGAAGACGAGGATGAGGAAGACTATCACAACGAAGGCTACTT GGTGGTGCTTCCTGACAGTGTCCCAGCCACCGGCACTACTGTCCCACCAGCTCCTGTGTCCAACAACCCCGGCCCCCGAGACAGCGCCTTCTCCA TGGAGTCGGGGGAAGATTACGTGAACGTTCCTGAGAGCGAGGAGAGTGCAGATGCGTCCCTGG ATGGGAGCCGGGAGTATGTGAACGTTTCTCAGGAGCTACAGCCTGTGGCAGGGACCAAGCCTG CCACTCCAGGCTCCCgggaggtggaggatgaggaagcTCCAGATTATGAGAACCTGCAGCCTAACTGA
- the LAT gene encoding linker for activation of T-cells family member 1 isoform X2 codes for MEAVSLSPYVLGLLLLPLLAVLLMALCVRCRELPGSYDTAASDSLTPSSIVIKRPPTLAPWPPATSYPPVTSYPPLNQPDLLPIPRSPQPPGGSHRMPSSRQASDGANSVASYENEEPVCEDEDEDEDEEDYHNEGYLVVLPDSVPATGTTVPPAPVSNNPGPRDSAFSMESGEDYVNVPESEESADASLDGSREYVNVSQELQPVAGTKPATPGSREVEDEEAPDYENLQPN; via the exons ATGGAGGCGGTCAGCCTGAGCCCCTATGTGCTGGgcctcctgctgctgcctctCTTGGCCGTGTTGCTGATGGCACTATGTGTGCGTTGCCGAGAGCTGCCAG GCTCATATGATACCGCTGCCTCTGATAG TTTGACCCCAAGTAGCATCGTGATCAAACGGCCTC CCACTCTTGCCCCCTGGCCACCAGCCACATCCTACCCGCCTGTGACATCCTACCCACCCCTGAACCAGCCAGACCTGCTCCCCATCCC GAGGTCCCCACAGCCCCCTGGAGGCTCTCACCGCATGCCATCTTCCCGGCAGGCCTCAGATGGTG CCAACAGCGTGGCGAGCTACGAGAACGAGG AGCCAGTCTGTGAAGATGAGGATGAAGACGAGGATGAGGAAGACTATCACAACGAAGGCTACTT GGTGGTGCTTCCTGACAGTGTCCCAGCCACCGGCACTACTGTCCCACCAGCTCCTGTGTCCAACAACCCCGGCCCCCGAGACAGCGCCTTCTCCA TGGAGTCGGGGGAAGATTACGTGAACGTTCCTGAGAGCGAGGAGAGTGCAGATGCGTCCCTGG ATGGGAGCCGGGAGTATGTGAACGTTTCTCAGGAGCTACAGCCTGTGGCAGGGACCAAGCCTG CCACTCCAGGCTCCCgggaggtggaggatgaggaagcTCCAGATTATGAGAACCTGCAGCCTAACTGA